The Croceicoccus marinus genome contains a region encoding:
- a CDS encoding response regulator transcription factor codes for MAKHGLDILHIEDDSRTAADLQELMKASGDRVTWAPTGSEGMRQAGIGNFDVIILDRMLPDFDGLTVVKQLRDSGIGTPLLMLSALGRTIDRAEGLDAGADDYLAKPFEATELLARLRALHRRAAGQTHSAVIIHGAFECHVKARTAFRAGKHLPLSPKEFELFRYLIEHAGDVVTREMLLRDVWKMGFDPQTNVVDVNIGRLRRKLEDGFATPALETIWGTGYRLLDGR; via the coding sequence ATGGCAAAACACGGCCTCGACATCCTCCATATCGAGGATGACAGCCGCACCGCCGCCGATCTTCAGGAACTGATGAAGGCTTCGGGCGACCGCGTCACCTGGGCGCCCACCGGGTCCGAGGGGATGCGCCAGGCGGGCATCGGCAATTTCGACGTGATCATCCTCGACCGCATGCTGCCCGATTTCGACGGGCTGACCGTGGTCAAGCAATTGCGCGACAGCGGCATCGGCACCCCGCTGCTGATGCTGTCGGCGCTGGGCCGCACCATCGACCGGGCCGAGGGGCTGGACGCGGGCGCCGACGATTATCTCGCCAAGCCGTTCGAGGCGACCGAGCTGCTCGCCCGGCTGCGCGCGCTGCACCGGCGGGCCGCCGGGCAGACGCATAGCGCGGTGATCATCCACGGCGCGTTCGAATGCCACGTCAAGGCGCGCACCGCCTTTCGCGCGGGCAAGCACCTGCCGCTCAGCCCCAAGGAGTTCGAGCTGTTCCGCTATCTGATCGAGCATGCCGGCGATGTCGTCACGCGCGAGATGCTGCTGCGCGATGTGTGGAAGATGGGCTTCGATCCGCAGACCAACGTGGTCGACGTCAATATCGGCCGCCTGCGCCGCAAGCTGGAGGACGGTTTCGCCACGCCCGCGCTGGAAACCATCTGGGGGACAGGCTACCGTCTGCTCGACGGCCGCTAG
- a CDS encoding NAD-dependent epimerase/dehydratase family protein, with translation MRVLVTGSDGYIGAILGPDLMKRGFDVVGCDTGYYSAGWLYPSPDPVPMSIRRDIRAIRAEDLAGFDAIVHLAELSNDPLGQHDPDITYKINHEGTLSLARAARAAGIRRFVYTSSCSVYGAANGDYEFVDETTPPNPQTAYAECKVRVEQDLGAMAGDNFAPCFLRNATAYGASPRMRFDIVLNNLCGHAMTSGEIRLTSDGTPWRPLVHVKDICQAIRLSLMAPEDDIRGQIFNVGDTDSNYRVIDVATIVSETFPGCTLTVGESDGDNRSYKVGFDKIRKVLPRFRCEWTPERGARQLRTLFEAIHLTEEDFNAAPYTRLKILLQNKEKRLLDSELCWTLPVV, from the coding sequence ATGCGCGTACTCGTGACTGGATCGGACGGCTATATCGGGGCGATCCTGGGGCCCGACCTGATGAAACGCGGCTTCGATGTCGTGGGCTGCGACACCGGCTATTACAGCGCGGGGTGGCTGTATCCCTCGCCCGATCCGGTGCCCATGTCGATCCGCCGCGACATTCGCGCGATCCGGGCAGAGGACCTGGCCGGCTTCGACGCAATCGTCCATCTGGCCGAGCTGTCGAACGATCCGCTGGGGCAGCACGATCCCGACATCACCTACAAGATCAATCACGAAGGCACGCTGAGCCTGGCGCGCGCCGCGCGGGCGGCGGGGATCCGGCGGTTCGTCTATACCTCGTCGTGCTCGGTCTATGGCGCGGCGAACGGCGATTACGAATTCGTGGACGAGACGACGCCCCCCAATCCGCAGACCGCCTATGCCGAATGCAAGGTGCGGGTGGAGCAGGACCTGGGCGCGATGGCGGGCGACAATTTCGCGCCCTGCTTCCTGCGCAACGCCACCGCATACGGGGCCAGCCCGCGCATGCGCTTCGACATCGTGCTGAACAATCTGTGCGGCCATGCGATGACGTCGGGCGAGATCCGGCTGACCAGCGACGGCACGCCGTGGCGTCCGCTGGTGCATGTGAAGGACATCTGCCAGGCGATCCGCCTGTCGCTGATGGCGCCCGAGGACGATATTCGCGGGCAGATCTTCAATGTCGGCGATACCGATTCGAACTACCGCGTCATCGATGTCGCGACCATCGTGTCCGAAACGTTTCCCGGCTGTACGCTGACGGTGGGAGAAAGCGACGGCGACAATCGCAGCTACAAGGTCGGGTTCGACAAGATCCGCAAGGTGCTGCCGCGATTCCGCTGCGAATGGACGCCCGAACGCGGCGCGCGGCAATTGCGCACCCTGTTCGAGGCGATCCACCTGACCGAGGAGGATTTCAACGCGGCGCCCTATACGCGGCTGAAGATCCTGCTGCAGAACAAGGAAAAGCGGCTGCTCGATTCAGAGCTTTGCTGGACGCTTCCGGTCGTCTGA
- the bioD gene encoding dethiobiotin synthase, producing the protein MMTRPIVVAGTDTDVGKTVFAAALAGALKAHYWKPVQAGFDPHEGRMEGDADRAARLGGIPAERIVPEMHRLQTPCSPHRAAEIDGAAIDPDSLTIPQVDGPLVIEMAGGLMVPLTREVTFLDVIARWQVPTVLVARTALGTINHSLLSMEALRRRDVPLIGVAFMGEANEDSERTICEMGHARRLGRIDRLDPLDAGTLAAAFGAGFSLEDFR; encoded by the coding sequence ATGATGACCAGGCCCATCGTCGTTGCCGGAACCGATACCGATGTCGGCAAGACCGTGTTCGCCGCCGCGCTGGCGGGCGCGCTGAAGGCGCATTACTGGAAGCCGGTGCAGGCGGGCTTCGACCCCCATGAGGGGCGGATGGAAGGCGATGCCGACCGCGCCGCGCGGCTGGGCGGCATCCCGGCGGAGCGCATCGTGCCCGAGATGCACCGGCTGCAGACGCCGTGTTCGCCGCACCGCGCGGCGGAGATCGACGGGGCGGCAATCGACCCCGACAGCCTGACGATCCCGCAGGTGGACGGCCCGCTGGTGATCGAGATGGCGGGCGGGCTGATGGTGCCGCTGACGCGCGAGGTGACGTTCCTCGACGTGATCGCGCGCTGGCAGGTGCCCACCGTGCTGGTCGCGCGCACCGCTTTGGGCACGATCAACCATAGCCTGTTGTCGATGGAGGCGCTGCGGCGGCGCGATGTGCCGCTGATCGGCGTGGCCTTCATGGGCGAGGCCAACGAGGACAGCGAACGCACCATCTGCGAAATGGGCCATGCCAGGCGGCTGGGGCGGATCGACCGGCTCGACCCGCTGGATGCCGGCACGCTGGCCGCCGCGTTCGGCGCCGGTTTCAGCCTGGAGGACTTCCGGTGA
- a CDS encoding 5'-methylthioadenosine phosphorylase (Catalyzes the reversible phosphorolysis of 5'-deoxy-5'- methylthioadenosine (MTA) to adenine and 5-methylthio-D-ribose-1- phosphate): MSSAWTIGVIGGSGLYRMDGLQDAEWLPVSSTFGKPSDEILFGRIGDVNLRFLPRHGRGHRIPPGEIDARANIDALKRSGCTDILAISAIGSLREHLAPGHFVAVDQFIDRTVARPASFFGNGLAAHVSLADPVCPRLSALAADAVEAAGGQVARGGTYLAMEGPQFSTRAESRLYRQWGADVIGMTAMPEARLAREAGLPYALVGMVTDYDCWRAENEAVDIGEVVAQMRTNGDLARRTVVCFVAALPARREASPIDTALDGALLTAPDARDPDMLIRLEAILARLSAD, from the coding sequence ATGAGCAGCGCATGGACGATAGGGGTGATCGGCGGCTCGGGCCTGTACCGGATGGACGGGCTCCAGGATGCCGAATGGCTGCCGGTCAGCTCGACCTTCGGCAAGCCTTCGGACGAGATCCTGTTCGGCCGGATCGGGGACGTGAACCTGCGCTTCCTGCCGCGCCACGGGCGGGGCCACCGCATCCCGCCGGGCGAGATCGACGCCCGCGCCAATATCGACGCGCTCAAGCGTTCGGGCTGCACCGACATCCTCGCCATCTCGGCCATCGGGTCGCTGCGCGAGCATCTGGCGCCCGGCCATTTCGTCGCGGTCGACCAGTTCATCGACCGCACGGTGGCGCGCCCCGCCAGCTTCTTCGGCAATGGCCTTGCCGCCCATGTCTCGCTGGCCGATCCGGTCTGCCCGCGCCTGTCCGCACTGGCCGCCGACGCGGTCGAGGCCGCGGGCGGACAGGTCGCGCGCGGCGGCACCTATCTGGCGATGGAGGGGCCGCAATTCTCCACCCGCGCCGAAAGCCGGCTCTATCGCCAGTGGGGCGCGGACGTGATCGGCATGACCGCCATGCCCGAAGCCCGCCTCGCGCGGGAGGCGGGGCTGCCCTATGCGCTGGTCGGCATGGTCACCGACTACGACTGCTGGCGCGCTGAGAACGAGGCTGTCGACATCGGCGAGGTGGTCGCGCAGATGCGCACCAATGGCGATCTGGCCCGCCGCACGGTCGTATGCTTCGTCGCCGCCCTGCCCGCCCGGCGCGAGGCATCGCCCATCGACACCGCGCTGGACGGGGCATTGCTGACCGCGCCCGACGCGCGCGATCCCGACATGCTGATCCGGCTCGAGGCGATCCTGGCGCGCCTGTCGGCGGACTAG
- a CDS encoding thiamine pyrophosphate-dependent enzyme yields the protein MHIPEPPTRPGEDVDFTHVNRGKAGAVRRPDIAEHESNMRDLPYELIRVLDDDHKAVGPWDPKLSADTLIKGLRAMMLTRAFDDRLFRAHRQGKTSFYMKSTGEEAIAAAQSLALDKGDMFFPTYRAAAWLHARNYPLTTMCNQIFSNAEDPLAGKQLPILMSARDYDFYSISGNLGVRFVHAVGWAMASAYKNDTKISLAYVGDGTTAEGDFHEAMTFAAAYRAPTILCVTNNQYAISSFAGFAAPERLPFAAKALAYGFPGIKVDGNDFLAVWGATQWAAERARTNNGPTLIEFYTYRAEGHSTSDDPSRYRPKDEANHWPLGDPVNRLKDHLIALGAWDEDQHAALAEELKEKVRVAVKEAEAIGTLGQSKPPIDEMFEDVFEDLDWRLKEQRARLHQRRDARTGEGSN from the coding sequence CTGCACATCCCCGAACCGCCGACCCGGCCGGGAGAGGACGTCGATTTCACCCATGTGAACCGCGGCAAGGCGGGCGCGGTGCGCCGCCCCGACATCGCCGAACACGAATCCAACATGCGCGACCTGCCGTATGAGCTGATCCGCGTGCTGGACGACGACCACAAGGCCGTCGGCCCGTGGGACCCGAAGCTCAGCGCCGACACGCTGATCAAGGGCCTGCGCGCGATGATGCTGACCCGCGCGTTCGACGACCGGCTGTTCCGCGCGCATCGGCAGGGCAAGACCAGCTTCTACATGAAGTCCACCGGCGAGGAAGCGATCGCCGCCGCACAGTCGCTGGCGCTGGACAAGGGGGACATGTTCTTCCCCACCTATCGCGCCGCCGCCTGGCTGCATGCGCGCAACTATCCGCTGACCACCATGTGCAACCAGATCTTCAGCAATGCCGAGGATCCGCTGGCGGGCAAGCAGCTGCCGATCCTGATGTCGGCGCGCGACTACGATTTCTACTCGATCTCGGGCAATCTGGGCGTGCGTTTCGTGCATGCGGTGGGCTGGGCGATGGCGTCCGCCTACAAGAATGATACCAAGATCAGCCTCGCCTATGTCGGCGACGGCACCACGGCAGAGGGCGATTTCCACGAGGCGATGACCTTTGCCGCCGCCTATCGCGCGCCGACGATCCTGTGCGTGACCAACAACCAATACGCCATTTCCAGCTTCGCCGGTTTCGCCGCGCCCGAACGCCTGCCCTTTGCGGCCAAGGCGCTGGCTTACGGCTTTCCCGGCATCAAGGTCGACGGCAACGATTTCCTGGCCGTGTGGGGCGCGACCCAGTGGGCGGCGGAACGCGCGCGCACCAACAACGGCCCGACTTTGATCGAATTCTACACCTACCGCGCCGAGGGGCATTCGACCTCGGACGACCCGAGCCGCTATCGCCCCAAGGACGAGGCGAACCATTGGCCGCTGGGCGATCCCGTCAACCGGCTCAAGGACCATTTGATCGCGCTGGGCGCATGGGACGAGGACCAGCATGCCGCGCTGGCCGAAGAGCTGAAGGAAAAGGTCCGCGTCGCGGTCAAGGAGGCCGAGGCGATCGGAACGCTGGGCCAGTCCAAGCCCCCCATCGACGAGATGTTCGAGGACGTGTTCGAGGATCTCGACTGGCGGCTCAAGGAACAGCGCGCCCGCCTGCACCAGCGGCGCGACGCCCGAACCGGCGAAGGGAGCAACTGA
- a CDS encoding methyltransferase domain-containing protein, whose amino-acid sequence MDRALAGGGVIAAHSRAVAAAFGGAEDYDRHARVQRVAAEALAERIAALGLEGPRVLEFGCGTGFLTEAMARRGVSGGEWLVTDLAPAMVERCRQRMGGRGGIDFAVLDVARGDPPMAGTYDLVTASLAAQWLGDLDEAAGRMLRWVRPGGHVLFNTLGSGTFREWRGALAAAGAEAGTPAYPSAEAIAAIRTASHASPVRTDMLTDRHGDARSFLASLKAIGAHVPAENHRPVGPARMRAAMRHFERAGSIASYEVVTCHFRRLSSEIMSTEIS is encoded by the coding sequence GTGGATCGAGCGCTTGCGGGTGGCGGCGTGATCGCGGCGCATTCCCGTGCCGTCGCTGCCGCCTTCGGGGGGGCGGAGGACTACGACCGCCACGCCCGCGTCCAGCGCGTCGCGGCCGAGGCGCTGGCGGAGCGCATTGCCGCGCTGGGGCTGGAGGGCCCGCGCGTGCTGGAATTCGGCTGCGGAACCGGCTTCCTGACCGAGGCGATGGCACGGCGCGGCGTTAGCGGCGGCGAGTGGCTGGTCACCGACCTGGCCCCCGCCATGGTCGAGCGATGCCGGCAGCGCATGGGCGGGCGTGGCGGCATCGACTTCGCGGTTCTGGACGTGGCGCGCGGCGACCCGCCGATGGCGGGGACCTATGATCTGGTCACCGCAAGCCTGGCCGCGCAGTGGCTGGGCGATCTGGACGAGGCGGCGGGGCGGATGCTGCGCTGGGTGCGGCCCGGCGGGCATGTGCTGTTCAATACGCTGGGATCGGGCACGTTCCGCGAATGGCGCGGCGCGCTGGCCGCGGCGGGAGCGGAAGCGGGCACGCCTGCCTATCCGTCGGCGGAGGCGATTGCCGCGATCCGGACCGCATCGCACGCCAGCCCCGTGCGGACCGATATGCTGACAGACCGGCACGGCGATGCGCGCAGCTTCCTGGCTTCGCTGAAGGCGATCGGCGCGCATGTGCCTGCCGAAAATCATCGCCCGGTCGGCCCCGCCCGGATGCGCGCCGCCATGCGCCATTTCGAACGGGCGGGCAGCATCGCCAGCTATGAAGTCGTGACCTGCCATTTCCGCCGCTTGTCCTCGGAGATTATGTCCACGGAGATTTCATGA
- a CDS encoding sensor histidine kinase: MQRVSLLDSIFTRLVAWAIAVSIAVVLVLGWLVTTKFERMAEATVRWNVDADIRHMSDILEARGRRELIAHIEESADIDRPTGTGNHFLLLGSDGTRLAGDLAQWPDFDADTMGEGDIVLPGGRPALARAVEFPGGMRLLAARETGWTIIQLNQIGLSFVAGGLFVVMAVGVAGYLTASRLSRRVMRINDAFRDPEPRRLAALDTGRSRMDEIGELTRHSSAALARLDRLARAQRDTTDQIAHEMRTPLMHLDNRLVRAIQSQSQAREPDPQTTERLLAARGEIRHVVATLESLLDIAQSEAQRGNPQGLAEVDISALAANIADLYTASAEETGHDFRLEADEGVTMQGDEIQLSRVITNLLDNAFKYVPSGGQVRLIVTRGAGGGPLVAVADDGPGVPREYRETIFERFGRVAGGANGGDHNGGAGQAKGAGLGLALARAIAERHGMELRLAPTMRGARFELRPLPEA, from the coding sequence TTGCAACGTGTATCGCTGCTCGATTCGATCTTCACCCGGCTGGTCGCATGGGCGATCGCCGTGTCGATCGCGGTCGTGCTGGTGCTGGGCTGGCTGGTCACCACCAAGTTCGAACGCATGGCCGAGGCGACGGTGCGCTGGAACGTCGATGCCGACATCCGCCATATGTCCGACATCCTGGAAGCGCGCGGCCGCCGCGAGCTGATCGCCCATATCGAGGAAAGCGCCGACATCGACCGGCCCACCGGGACGGGCAACCATTTCCTGCTGCTGGGCAGCGACGGCACCCGGCTGGCGGGCGACCTGGCGCAATGGCCCGATTTCGACGCCGACACCATGGGCGAGGGGGACATCGTGCTGCCCGGCGGGCGCCCCGCGCTGGCCCGCGCGGTCGAGTTTCCCGGCGGGATGCGCTTGCTCGCCGCGCGCGAGACGGGGTGGACGATCATCCAGCTCAACCAGATCGGCCTGTCCTTCGTGGCGGGCGGGCTGTTCGTGGTGATGGCGGTGGGCGTGGCCGGCTATCTGACCGCCAGCCGCCTGTCGCGCCGGGTGATGCGCATCAACGACGCCTTCCGCGATCCCGAACCGCGCCGCCTCGCCGCGCTGGATACCGGGCGGTCGCGCATGGACGAGATCGGGGAGCTGACGCGCCATTCCAGCGCCGCGCTCGCCCGGCTGGACCGGCTGGCGCGCGCGCAGCGCGACACCACCGACCAGATCGCGCATGAGATGCGCACGCCGCTGATGCATCTCGACAACCGGCTGGTGCGCGCGATCCAGTCCCAGTCGCAGGCGCGCGAACCCGATCCGCAGACCACCGAAAGGCTGCTCGCTGCGCGGGGCGAGATCCGCCATGTCGTCGCCACGCTCGAATCGCTGCTCGACATCGCGCAGAGCGAGGCGCAGCGCGGCAATCCGCAGGGCCTGGCCGAGGTCGACATCAGCGCGCTCGCGGCCAATATCGCCGATCTCTACACCGCCAGCGCCGAGGAGACGGGCCACGATTTCCGGCTGGAGGCCGACGAAGGCGTGACGATGCAGGGGGACGAGATCCAGCTGTCGCGCGTGATCACCAACCTGCTCGACAATGCGTTCAAATACGTGCCTTCGGGCGGGCAGGTGCGGCTGATCGTGACGCGCGGCGCGGGCGGAGGGCCGCTGGTGGCGGTGGCCGACGACGGGCCGGGCGTGCCGCGCGAATATCGCGAGACGATCTTCGAACGCTTCGGCCGGGTGGCCGGCGGCGCGAACGGCGGCGACCACAATGGCGGCGCCGGCCAGGCCAAGGGCGCGGGGCTGGGCCTCGCCCTCGCGCGCGCCATTGCCGAGCGGCACGGCATGGAACTGCGGCTGGCCCCCACCATGCGCGGCGCGCGCTTCGAACTGCGCCCCTTGCCCGAAGCCTGA
- a CDS encoding alpha/beta fold hydrolase — translation MKLLFVHGWGFDASLWDAVIACLPDADLVRADRGYFGGAAWPTVEGPCLAVTHSFGSMALLADPPADCRGLLAINGFDRFAEGEGKAGVPLRVIDRMLARLEGDPATVLRDFHARLGSDVPQGKPDTARLRQDLTALRSDNQREATANFAAPIIALDGADDPLLSAAMRAGQFADAADLQRETLDAGHLLPLTHPELCAAWIERLRVAA, via the coding sequence GTGAAGCTGCTGTTCGTGCATGGCTGGGGTTTCGACGCGTCGCTGTGGGATGCGGTGATCGCCTGCCTGCCGGATGCGGATTTGGTGCGCGCGGATCGCGGCTATTTCGGCGGGGCGGCGTGGCCGACCGTCGAGGGGCCCTGTCTTGCGGTCACGCATAGTTTCGGCAGCATGGCGCTGCTGGCGGATCCGCCCGCGGATTGCCGGGGCCTGCTGGCGATCAACGGCTTCGACCGCTTTGCCGAGGGCGAGGGGAAGGCGGGGGTTCCCCTGCGCGTGATCGACCGTATGCTGGCGCGGCTGGAGGGCGATCCCGCTACGGTCCTGCGCGATTTTCATGCGCGGCTGGGCAGCGATGTTCCGCAAGGCAAGCCCGATACGGCTCGGTTGCGGCAGGATCTTACCGCGCTTCGCAGCGATAACCAGCGCGAGGCGACTGCGAATTTCGCAGCGCCGATCATCGCGCTGGATGGCGCGGACGATCCGCTGCTCTCTGCCGCGATGCGGGCCGGGCAATTCGCTGATGCGGCGGATCTGCAGCGCGAGACGCTGGATGCGGGCCATCTGCTGCCCCTCACCCACCCGGAGCTATGCGCGGCGTGGATCGAGCGCTTGCGGGTGGCGGCGTGA
- a CDS encoding adenosylmethionine--8-amino-7-oxononanoate transaminase has product MSSIWHPFTQHGLNEPIPLIERAEGATLFAKDGRRIIDAISSWWVTTHGHCHPPIMRAIAEQAGRLDQLIFAGFTHEPAEAVARGLRAIMPESLTRVFFSDSGSTAVEVALKMALGFWTHTAGSGGEARSRIVVMEHSYHGDTIGAMSVGERGVFNRPYDPLLFDVTSIPFPGQGSAGDPQATLDALEAACANGAAALIVEPLVLGAGGMKFYAPEVLAAMRAICARHGTLFIADEVMTGWGRTGTLLACEQAGVVPDILCLSKGLTGGAMPLAVTMASEPIFAAHLSADRARMFFHSSSYTANPIACAAAAANLAIWREEPVLDRVARLEAMLAQRVDALAGRRAIRNARVRGGIAAFELGEGDGYMAGDVPAIMRHCLERGVLLRPLGSTIYAMPPFCITETELDRVFEAIAAI; this is encoded by the coding sequence GTGAGCTCGATCTGGCATCCCTTCACCCAGCACGGGCTGAACGAGCCGATCCCGCTGATCGAGCGAGCCGAGGGCGCGACCCTGTTCGCGAAAGACGGGCGCCGGATCATCGATGCGATCTCGTCATGGTGGGTGACCACGCACGGGCATTGCCATCCGCCGATCATGCGGGCGATTGCCGAGCAGGCGGGCAGGCTGGACCAGCTGATCTTTGCCGGCTTCACCCACGAACCGGCGGAAGCGGTGGCGCGGGGGCTGCGCGCGATCATGCCCGAAAGCCTGACGCGGGTGTTCTTCTCCGATTCGGGATCGACCGCGGTCGAGGTCGCGCTGAAGATGGCGCTGGGTTTCTGGACGCATACGGCCGGTTCGGGCGGAGAAGCGCGCAGCCGGATCGTGGTGATGGAGCATAGCTATCACGGCGACACCATCGGCGCGATGTCGGTGGGCGAACGCGGGGTGTTCAACCGGCCATACGATCCGCTGCTGTTCGACGTGACCAGCATCCCGTTTCCGGGCCAGGGAAGCGCGGGCGATCCTCAGGCCACGCTGGACGCGCTGGAAGCCGCCTGCGCGAACGGCGCGGCGGCGCTGATCGTCGAGCCGCTGGTGCTGGGGGCGGGCGGCATGAAATTCTACGCACCCGAGGTGCTGGCCGCAATGCGCGCGATCTGTGCGCGGCATGGCACATTGTTCATCGCGGACGAGGTGATGACCGGCTGGGGCCGCACCGGCACGCTGCTGGCCTGCGAACAGGCCGGTGTGGTGCCCGACATACTCTGCCTGTCCAAGGGGCTGACCGGCGGGGCGATGCCGCTGGCCGTCACCATGGCGAGCGAGCCGATCTTTGCCGCGCATCTGTCGGCCGACCGGGCCAGGATGTTCTTCCATTCCTCGAGCTATACCGCCAATCCCATCGCCTGCGCCGCCGCCGCCGCGAACCTGGCGATCTGGCGCGAGGAGCCGGTGCTGGACCGCGTGGCCCGGCTGGAGGCGATGCTGGCGCAGCGGGTCGATGCGCTGGCCGGACGGCGCGCCATCCGCAATGCCCGCGTGCGCGGCGGGATCGCGGCGTTCGAACTGGGAGAGGGTGACGGCTACATGGCGGGCGACGTGCCCGCGATCATGCGCCACTGCCTGGAACGCGGCGTATTGCTGCGGCCGCTGGGCAGCACGATCTATGCGATGCCGCCTTTCTGCATCACCGAAACCGAGCTGGACCGCGTGTTCGAGGCGATCGCCGCAATCTGA
- a CDS encoding aminotransferase class I/II-fold pyridoxal phosphate-dependent enzyme has translation MSRWDQHLHERLAALAARGQRRFPRAAALRPGGRLLRGGREAVDFSSNDYLGLALHPLLAERAADYAARLGAGSGASRLVTGTLEAHLALEARVAALKGAEAALVLASGWQANAALVPALVKAVPGAAVFTDRLVHASIHHGCAAAGVREIRFRHNDLAHLDALLARHADAPARIVLTESVFSMDGDRADVAALGALAGRHDALLVVDEAHATGVLGPGGAGLTHGIAGVDIAMGTFSKALGGFGGYLACSAVMRDWLVNAAGGFVFSTALPPAVLGAADAALELVPQMDAERAHLEALGERLRGGLARMGIDSGGSTTQIVPAIVGAEEDALRLSALLEERGMVAAAIRPPTVPPGTSRLRIALRAGHSHGDVDDLIAALEAAR, from the coding sequence ATGAGCCGCTGGGACCAACATCTGCACGAGAGGCTGGCAGCGCTTGCCGCGCGAGGACAGCGGCGTTTCCCGCGCGCCGCCGCTCTGCGGCCCGGCGGCCGCCTGCTGCGCGGCGGGCGCGAGGCAGTGGATTTCTCGAGCAACGATTACCTGGGGCTGGCGCTGCACCCCCTGCTGGCGGAGCGGGCGGCGGACTATGCCGCGCGGCTTGGCGCGGGATCGGGCGCGTCGCGGCTGGTGACCGGCACGCTCGAGGCGCATCTGGCGCTGGAGGCGCGCGTCGCGGCGCTGAAGGGGGCGGAGGCGGCGCTGGTACTGGCCAGCGGATGGCAGGCCAATGCCGCGCTGGTGCCCGCGCTGGTCAAGGCGGTGCCGGGCGCGGCGGTGTTCACCGACCGGCTGGTGCATGCCAGCATCCACCACGGCTGCGCGGCGGCAGGCGTGCGCGAGATCCGCTTTCGCCACAACGATCTGGCGCATCTGGACGCGCTGCTGGCCCGCCATGCGGACGCGCCTGCGCGCATCGTGCTGACCGAGAGCGTATTCTCGATGGATGGCGACCGCGCGGATGTGGCGGCGCTTGGCGCGCTGGCAGGCCGGCATGACGCGCTGCTGGTGGTGGACGAGGCGCATGCGACCGGCGTGCTGGGGCCGGGCGGGGCTGGATTGACCCACGGCATCGCGGGCGTCGATATCGCGATGGGCACGTTCAGCAAGGCGCTGGGCGGCTTTGGCGGCTATCTGGCCTGTTCGGCAGTCATGCGCGACTGGCTGGTCAATGCGGCGGGGGGCTTCGTCTTTTCCACCGCCCTGCCGCCCGCGGTGCTGGGCGCGGCGGATGCGGCGCTGGAGCTGGTGCCGCAGATGGATGCCGAGCGCGCGCATCTGGAGGCGCTGGGCGAGCGGCTGCGCGGCGGGCTGGCGCGGATGGGCATCGACAGCGGCGGGTCGACCACGCAGATCGTGCCCGCCATCGTCGGGGCCGAGGAGGATGCACTGCGCCTGTCGGCCCTGCTGGAGGAGCGCGGGATGGTGGCCGCCGCGATCCGCCCGCCGACGGTTCCGCCGGGCACCAGCCGCCTGCGCATCGCCTTGCGCGCCGGGCATTCGCATGGCGATGTCGACGATCTGATCGCGGCGCTGGAGGCGGCGCGGTGA